In Nocardia asteroides, the following proteins share a genomic window:
- a CDS encoding phosphatidylinositol mannoside acyltransferase: protein MSLRERLSDWGYAAGWRLVRAAPEPLVRKVFDFGADRAVKDGGPEQLRRNLARVLGVTPEQVPADLMRASMRSYARYWREAFRLPSMDHSTVDYYVDGLEHLDAALERGRGVVFVLPHSGNWDMAGVWLVQHYDTFTTVAERLKPESLFERFVEYRESLGFEVFPLTGGEAPPFGALADRLRQNRIVCLMGERDLTGKGVPVDFFGERTWMPAGAAKLAIETGAALLPVHAWFTVDADGTEGWGLKTGAPVDVSGGVAAATQALADSFAENIAAHPADWHMLQPQWEADLSPERLARIAANQGGGPR, encoded by the coding sequence GTGAGTCTGCGCGAGCGGTTGAGCGACTGGGGCTATGCCGCGGGCTGGCGGCTGGTGCGTGCGGCGCCGGAACCCCTGGTGCGCAAGGTTTTCGACTTCGGCGCCGACCGGGCCGTCAAGGACGGCGGCCCGGAGCAGTTGCGGCGCAACCTCGCCCGCGTGCTCGGGGTGACCCCGGAGCAGGTGCCCGCGGACCTGATGCGCGCGAGCATGCGCTCCTACGCCCGGTACTGGCGGGAGGCGTTCCGGCTCCCCAGCATGGACCACAGCACCGTCGACTATTACGTCGACGGGCTCGAGCACCTCGACGCGGCCCTGGAGCGGGGCCGCGGTGTCGTCTTCGTGCTGCCGCACTCGGGGAACTGGGACATGGCCGGGGTCTGGCTGGTGCAGCACTACGACACTTTCACCACCGTGGCCGAACGGCTGAAGCCGGAATCGCTGTTCGAGCGGTTCGTCGAGTACCGGGAGAGCCTGGGTTTCGAGGTGTTCCCGCTGACCGGTGGCGAGGCGCCACCCTTCGGCGCGCTCGCGGACCGGCTGCGGCAGAACCGGATCGTGTGCCTGATGGGCGAACGCGACCTCACCGGCAAGGGCGTGCCGGTCGACTTCTTCGGCGAACGCACCTGGATGCCGGCCGGTGCGGCCAAGCTCGCCATCGAGACCGGCGCCGCGCTGCTGCCGGTGCACGCCTGGTTCACCGTGGACGCCGACGGCACCGAGGGCTGGGGCCTGAAAACCGGTGCGCCGGTGGATGTCTCCGGTGGCGTCGCGGCCGCGACGCAGGCGCTGGCCGATTCGTTCGCCGAGAACATCGCCGCCCATCCCGCCGACTGGCACATGCTGCAGCCGCAGTGGGAAGCGGATCTGTCGCCCGAGCGGCTGGCCCGGATCGCGGCGAACCAGGGAGGTGGCCCGCGGTGA
- a CDS encoding glycosyltransferase family 4 protein: MKIGMVCPYSFDVPGGVQAHVVELARVFLERGHKVSVLAPASDDTPLPDFVVSAGRAVAIPYNGSVARLSFGPMAYTRIRRWIDGNDFDVLHIHEPNAPSLSMLALKIAEGPIVATFHTSTTKSLVLSTFQGVLRPYHEKINGRIAVSELARRWQVEALGSDAVEIPNGVDVSAFARGPLLDGYPRAGKTVLFLGRYDEPRKGMDVLLGALPTLVARHPDVQLLIVGRGDEDRLRREAGEHAGHLRFLGQVSDAEKAAAMRSADVYVAPNLGGESFGIILIEAMAAGTPVVASELDAFRRVLRDGTAGLLNPVGDAAALATAIDTVLTDDDTRGQLVRTATQVVAAYDWPVVAEQILRVYETVTVGDLRVRAAG, encoded by the coding sequence GTGAAGATCGGCATGGTCTGCCCGTATTCGTTCGACGTTCCCGGCGGGGTGCAGGCCCATGTGGTCGAGCTCGCCCGGGTCTTCCTCGAGCGCGGCCACAAGGTGAGTGTGCTCGCGCCGGCCTCCGACGACACCCCGCTGCCCGACTTCGTGGTGTCGGCCGGGCGCGCCGTGGCGATTCCGTACAACGGGTCGGTGGCGCGGCTGTCGTTCGGGCCGATGGCCTACACCCGGATCCGGCGCTGGATCGACGGCAACGACTTCGACGTGCTGCACATCCACGAGCCCAACGCGCCGAGCCTGTCGATGCTGGCGCTCAAGATCGCCGAGGGCCCGATCGTGGCGACCTTCCACACCTCCACCACGAAATCGTTGGTGCTGAGCACTTTTCAGGGCGTGCTGCGCCCGTACCACGAGAAGATCAACGGGCGCATCGCCGTCTCGGAGCTGGCCCGGCGCTGGCAGGTCGAGGCGCTGGGGTCGGACGCGGTGGAGATCCCCAACGGGGTCGATGTGTCGGCGTTCGCGCGTGGCCCGCTGCTCGACGGCTACCCGCGCGCGGGCAAGACGGTCTTGTTCCTCGGCCGCTACGACGAGCCGCGCAAAGGCATGGACGTGCTGCTCGGCGCGCTGCCCACCCTCGTCGCCCGCCACCCCGACGTGCAGCTGCTCATCGTCGGCCGCGGTGACGAGGACCGGTTGCGCCGGGAGGCGGGCGAGCACGCCGGGCACCTGCGTTTCCTCGGCCAGGTCTCCGACGCGGAAAAGGCCGCCGCGATGCGCAGCGCCGACGTGTACGTCGCGCCGAACCTGGGCGGGGAGAGCTTCGGCATCATCCTGATCGAGGCGATGGCCGCGGGCACCCCGGTGGTGGCCAGCGAGCTCGACGCGTTCCGGCGGGTGCTGCGCGACGGGACCGCGGGCCTGCTCAACCCGGTCGGTGATGCCGCCGCCCTGGCCACCGCGATCGACACCGTCCTCACCGACGACGACACGCGCGGGCAGCTGGTCCGCACCGCGACCCAGGTGGTCGCCGCCTACGACTGGCCGGTGGTGGCCGAGCAGATCCTGCGGGTCTACGAGACCGTCACCGTCGGCGATCTCCGCGTGCGGGCCGCCGGATGA
- a CDS encoding HIT family protein, whose amino-acid sequence MSESIASEAGSIVDTGAGQPDRLQRLWTPYRMSYITGEVKPKDATGHPFTDIPKMSDEDGLIIARGELVYAVLNLYPYNPGHMMVVPYRRVADLEDLTLAESTELMAFTQQAIRTMKRVSRPAGFNVGLNLGGVAGGSLADHLHQHIVPRWGGDANFITVVGGVKVMPQLLRETRQLLAEAWED is encoded by the coding sequence ATGAGCGAGAGCATCGCCTCGGAGGCCGGCTCGATCGTCGACACGGGCGCGGGTCAGCCGGACCGGCTGCAGCGGCTGTGGACGCCGTACCGGATGTCCTACATCACCGGTGAGGTCAAGCCCAAGGACGCCACCGGGCACCCGTTCACCGACATTCCCAAGATGTCGGACGAGGACGGGCTGATCATCGCCCGGGGTGAGCTCGTGTACGCGGTGCTCAACCTGTACCCGTACAACCCCGGGCACATGATGGTGGTGCCGTACCGCCGGGTCGCCGACCTGGAAGACCTGACACTCGCCGAGAGCACCGAGCTGATGGCCTTCACCCAGCAGGCCATCCGCACGATGAAGCGGGTCTCGCGGCCTGCCGGTTTCAATGTCGGGCTCAACCTGGGCGGGGTGGCGGGCGGCTCGCTGGCCGACCATCTGCACCAGCACATCGTGCCGCGCTGGGGCGGGGATGCGAACTTCATCACCGTGGTCGGTGGGGTGAAAGTGATGCCACAGTTGCTGCGCGAGACGCGGCAACTGCTGGCGGAGGCGTGGGAGGACTGA
- the pgsA gene encoding phosphatidylinositol phosphate synthase: MLSFFGRQTFAKATAPLGKALVGTGLTPDAMTLIGTTATIAAAVTLFPSGHLFWGTMVIWLFVMFDMLDGAMARARGGGTKYGAVLDATCDRVADGAIFGGLAWWAVYHEQSKHLFAATLIVLVTSQVISYAKARAEASGLSADGGLIERPDRLVIVLVGAGLTGIGGHWGIEWLTWAVYVAMWVLVVASIITVFQRVLAVRNSPGARVIIPPAPREQPDTTGGSAA; this comes from the coding sequence GTGCTCAGCTTCTTCGGCCGCCAGACGTTTGCGAAAGCGACTGCGCCGCTGGGCAAAGCGCTCGTCGGGACGGGGCTCACCCCGGACGCGATGACACTGATCGGCACCACGGCCACGATCGCGGCCGCGGTGACGCTGTTCCCCTCCGGGCACCTGTTCTGGGGGACGATGGTCATCTGGCTGTTCGTCATGTTCGACATGCTCGACGGCGCGATGGCCAGGGCCCGCGGCGGCGGCACGAAGTACGGCGCCGTGCTCGACGCGACCTGCGACCGGGTCGCCGACGGCGCCATCTTCGGCGGCCTGGCCTGGTGGGCGGTGTACCACGAGCAGAGCAAGCACCTGTTCGCGGCGACGCTGATCGTGCTGGTCACCTCGCAGGTGATCTCGTACGCGAAGGCCCGCGCCGAGGCCAGTGGCCTGTCCGCCGACGGCGGCCTGATCGAACGTCCGGACCGGCTGGTCATCGTGCTCGTCGGCGCCGGGCTCACCGGTATCGGCGGGCACTGGGGCATCGAATGGCTCACCTGGGCGGTGTACGTGGCCATGTGGGTGCTGGTGGTGGCGAGCATCATCACGGTGTTCCAGCGGGTGCTGGCGGTGCGTAATTCGCCGGGCGCGCGCGTGATCATCCCGCCCGCGCCGCGCGAGCAGCCCGACACCACCGGAGGTTCGGCGGCGTGA